The Erigeron canadensis isolate Cc75 chromosome 4, C_canadensis_v1, whole genome shotgun sequence genome window below encodes:
- the LOC122596584 gene encoding uncharacterized protein LOC122596584, which translates to MEATGEAKVGSLLNKIQPPRLEDAGLEDCALPPDSIQEAFLKAATAVRSRIFHTSDDESDEECVNDPWPYNGTSGDKLTGVTSEAGLPGACVPKKGAGLPAMTGDEVVVGSREGMPDKVVEPDVPDEPEKSCVDGLQGLKIGEKKDNGKKSETNTASKEQEEEDEKRPDLTEVCI; encoded by the coding sequence ATGGAAGCCACTGGGGAAGCGAAGGTTGGTAGCCTGTTGAATAAAATCCAGCCGCCTCGTCTTGAAGACGCAGGTCTTGAGGACTGTGCACTCCCCCCAGACTCTATACAAGAAGCCTTTCTCAAAGCTGCTACTGCAGTTCGCTCACGTATTTTCCACACATCAGATGATGAATCTGACGAAGAATGTGTTAACGACCCATGGCCTTATAATGGAACTTCCGGTGATAAGCTCACCGGAGTCACATCTGAGGCTGGTCTGCCCGGCGCTTGTGTGCCAAAGAAAGGTGCTGGGTTACCTGCAATGACTGGAGACGAGGTGGTCGTGGGCAGCAGAGAGGGTATGCCAGATAAGGTGGTGGAACCAGATGTGCCAGATGAGCCAGAGAAATCATGTGTTGATGGATTGCAAGGGTTAAAGATAGGAGAGAAAAAGGATAACGGTAAGAAATCTGAAACTAATACAGCATCAAAGGAGCAGGAAGAAGAAGACGAGAAAAGGCCAGACTTGACTGAAGTTTGTATATGA